One genomic segment of Borreliella mayonii includes these proteins:
- a CDS encoding peptide ABC transporter substrate-binding protein yields the protein MNNKIKNKRLILILIIAVVISCTTSKAKDDIVFGVGIGNEPTSLDPQFCSDRLGNLIINELFIGLLRGDPKTGGYRPGLAKNWDISYDNTCYTFYLRDDIYWSDGVKITASTIRDSYIMALENELNVPNINLLISKIKNAKEFYETKLNADEVGVKVINEQTLEITLSSPTIYFLDMLTHPIFMPIPTHVVKKFGNKWTNSENMVTSGPFKLKRRILNEEISLEKNKKFYDAKNVDINELIFVTINDARRIYSMYEHNEIDAIFNNIPLNLINELILREDFYSSDINQIGFFSLNTNVKPLDNAKVREALSLAVDRETLVYRVLDNNFKATRKISPNINNYNYGKRLKPYNPRKAEKLLAEAGYPDGKNFPTLTIKYNKDDLEKEVANFIQSQWKKVLNIDVAIEPETWANHISNILKGQYEISVRSWQGDYLDPMAFFNLFETKSSHFVSYGYSNPELDELISKSDLEVDEKLRLEILKKIEEIIIENDYPIIPIYSVAGNYLFKNDKWTGWNTNNSERFAISEIKPLEE from the coding sequence ATGAATAACAAAATAAAAAATAAGAGATTAATTTTAATATTAATTATTGCTGTTGTAATCTCGTGCACGACTTCTAAAGCAAAAGATGATATTGTCTTTGGCGTTGGAATTGGAAACGAACCAACATCGCTTGACCCACAATTTTGTAGCGATAGATTGGGCAATTTAATTATAAACGAACTATTTATCGGGCTTTTAAGGGGTGATCCTAAAACAGGTGGATACAGGCCAGGACTTGCAAAAAATTGGGACATTTCTTATGACAATACTTGCTATACGTTCTATTTAAGAGACGACATTTATTGGAGTGATGGCGTTAAAATAACAGCAAGCACTATTAGAGACTCTTACATAATGGCCTTAGAAAATGAGCTTAATGTGCCAAATATTAACCTATTAATATCAAAGATAAAAAATGCAAAAGAATTTTACGAAACAAAATTAAATGCAGATGAAGTTGGAGTAAAGGTGATTAATGAGCAAACTCTAGAAATAACTCTCTCTAGCCCAACAATATATTTTCTTGATATGCTTACACACCCAATATTTATGCCTATTCCTACTCACGTTGTTAAAAAGTTTGGAAATAAATGGACAAACTCGGAAAACATGGTTACAAGCGGACCTTTTAAGTTAAAAAGAAGAATCTTAAACGAAGAAATATCTCTTGAAAAGAATAAAAAATTTTATGATGCTAAAAACGTTGATATTAATGAGCTTATATTTGTTACCATAAATGACGCTCGCAGAATTTACAGCATGTATGAGCACAATGAAATTGATGCTATTTTTAATAATATCCCCTTAAACCTTATTAATGAGCTTATCTTAAGAGAAGATTTTTATTCATCTGACATTAACCAAATTGGGTTTTTCTCATTAAACACAAATGTCAAACCTCTTGACAATGCAAAAGTAAGAGAAGCATTATCTCTTGCAGTTGATAGAGAAACATTGGTTTACAGAGTGCTTGATAACAACTTTAAAGCAACAAGAAAAATAAGTCCAAACATTAACAACTATAATTACGGGAAAAGGCTAAAGCCATACAACCCACGAAAAGCAGAAAAACTTTTAGCTGAAGCTGGATATCCGGATGGGAAAAATTTTCCAACTCTTACAATAAAATACAATAAAGATGATCTTGAAAAAGAAGTTGCTAATTTTATTCAAAGCCAATGGAAAAAAGTTTTAAATATTGATGTAGCAATTGAACCTGAAACATGGGCTAACCACATATCAAATATTTTAAAAGGCCAATATGAGATCTCAGTAAGGTCCTGGCAAGGAGATTATTTAGATCCCATGGCATTCTTTAATTTATTTGAAACTAAAAGTTCACATTTTGTATCTTACGGATATTCAAATCCTGAACTTGACGAGCTGATAAGCAAATCTGATCTTGAAGTGGATGAAAAACTCAGATTAGAAATATTAAAAAAAATAGAAGAAATAATTATTGAAAATGATTATCCAATAATTCCAATATACAGTGTTGCGGGAAACTATCTTTTTAAAAATGATAAATGGACAGGATGGAATACAAACAATTCAGAAAGATTTGCCATATCAGAAATAAAACCTTTAGAAGAATAA
- a CDS encoding DUF693 family protein, with product MLIFQYDFKIEFYNAVNSKNSIGGRLAGLRPRVVIVTQNGAPDLNIFIQNTYSENNLIIGKKTKLQIFNVPLDFSYFKTADIVKIYYKKFSDQQDYQFIMAGYLGAPVERIGRSENFSFECELHLLSRAIFLERKFEYQNFKGSTIADAIKYVFKDKAIFCMNKLEKIKVIKESFACNSPKGLIEYLRRQGYVDCVIVEIGNSGQDVDSKFIFMNFGQFVSGDYKRLEDYGLLFVPQKDALGFKSGLSLYQAQVMFTHNIKIGDNLSFKDRHGNTIKCRVIKTPAPD from the coding sequence ATGTTAATATTTCAATACGATTTTAAAATTGAGTTTTACAATGCAGTTAATTCTAAGAATAGCATTGGCGGGAGACTTGCAGGTTTAAGGCCTAGAGTTGTTATTGTCACTCAAAATGGTGCTCCTGATTTGAATATTTTTATTCAAAATACATATTCTGAGAATAATTTAATAATTGGCAAAAAGACTAAACTTCAAATTTTTAATGTACCTTTAGATTTTTCTTATTTTAAGACCGCAGATATTGTAAAAATTTATTATAAGAAGTTTTCAGATCAGCAAGATTACCAGTTTATTATGGCCGGGTATTTGGGAGCGCCTGTTGAGAGAATTGGTAGGTCTGAAAATTTTAGTTTTGAGTGTGAATTGCATCTTTTGTCCAGAGCTATCTTTTTAGAGAGAAAATTTGAGTATCAAAATTTCAAAGGTAGCACTATTGCTGATGCAATAAAATATGTGTTTAAGGACAAAGCAATCTTTTGTATGAATAAACTTGAAAAAATAAAAGTGATCAAAGAGAGCTTTGCTTGCAACTCGCCAAAAGGATTAATAGAATACTTAAGGCGACAAGGATACGTTGACTGTGTTATTGTTGAGATTGGAAATTCCGGGCAAGATGTTGATTCGAAATTTATTTTTATGAATTTTGGACAATTTGTTTCTGGTGATTACAAAAGGCTTGAAGATTATGGACTTTTGTTTGTGCCTCAAAAGGATGCTTTAGGTTTTAAGTCTGGGTTAAGCTTGTATCAAGCGCAAGTTATGTTTACTCACAACATTAAAATTGGAGACAATCTAAGCTTTAAAGACAGGCATGGAAATACCATTAAATGTAGGGTTATAAAAACACCAGCGCCAGATTAA
- a CDS encoding DUF3890 domain-containing protein, which produces MNESKVDTNQALNANLKTLESENLGSLQTVYEQILSLLMLDVKDLSTKEFSLYLNLLENILILKRIRIKSLNDFTMFVLIYYFINCELKKRNRLKGFNNPVKSEKFKEISLGYFPTTFDNSSSCGGDFCKCLDSLIEDLRAKGFLIGVVK; this is translated from the coding sequence ATGAATGAAAGCAAAGTAGATACCAATCAGGCTTTAAATGCAAATTTAAAAACTCTAGAAAGCGAGAACCTAGGATCACTGCAAACAGTGTATGAGCAAATACTTAGTCTTTTAATGCTTGATGTTAAGGATCTAAGCACCAAAGAATTTTCTTTATATTTAAATTTACTTGAGAATATTTTAATTCTTAAGAGAATAAGAATTAAAAGTTTAAATGATTTTACAATGTTTGTTCTGATTTATTATTTTATTAACTGCGAGCTAAAAAAAAGAAACAGATTAAAAGGTTTTAATAATCCGGTTAAGTCTGAAAAATTTAAAGAGATATCATTAGGGTATTTTCCCACAACTTTTGACAACAGCAGCAGTTGTGGGGGTGATTTTTGTAAATGTTTAGATAGTTTAATAGAAGATTTAAGAGCAAAAGGTTTTCTAATAGGAGTAGTTAAATGA
- a CDS encoding DUF1463 family protein gives MAKVSTEDRNFPIPSFRDPRTVVHIFDLEVSKGSFDYKLLTKLGNEQFYENVPKSKKLKRLVFNDQMGLKIISNSAFFAEIPTRKYSADNDTVKFTIHAINCDVEKAS, from the coding sequence ATGGCCAAGGTAAGCACAGAAGACAGAAATTTTCCAATTCCAAGCTTTAGAGATCCAAGAACCGTTGTTCATATTTTTGATTTAGAAGTAAGCAAAGGATCTTTTGATTACAAGCTCTTAACAAAGCTAGGCAATGAGCAATTTTACGAGAATGTACCAAAATCTAAAAAGTTAAAAAGACTGGTGTTTAACGATCAGATGGGACTTAAAATTATTTCAAATAGTGCATTTTTTGCAGAAATACCAACTAGAAAGTATTCAGCTGATAATGATACGGTTAAGTTTACAATTCATGCAATCAATTGTGATGTTGAGAAAGCAAGTTAA
- a CDS encoding DUF1357 family protein, translating to MIDEFLEYKNLKSASNNLTDNFSHNDLRESVEINKLANNNLSFEYNTENLLANGYSFKEVVKGQAEELIRKYVKSAQILAVAGTDNLDKIDLRSRAILIRVAKTNINQNKNSENSYKVINFQGIKVDQKNNLRSENVFFNTYHDLRKAMFNQWEELKNEFFCNKKALA from the coding sequence TTGATTGATGAGTTTTTAGAATATAAAAATCTCAAAAGTGCAAGTAATAACTTAACTGATAATTTTTCTCACAATGACTTAAGAGAATCTGTTGAGATAAATAAACTTGCAAATAATAATTTAAGTTTTGAATACAATACAGAAAATCTTTTAGCAAATGGGTATTCTTTTAAAGAGGTTGTCAAAGGACAAGCTGAAGAGCTTATTAGAAAGTATGTAAAATCAGCTCAAATATTAGCAGTAGCTGGAACTGACAACCTTGATAAGATTGACTTACGTTCCCGTGCAATACTAATAAGAGTTGCAAAGACTAACATTAATCAGAACAAAAATTCAGAAAATTCATACAAAGTAATAAATTTTCAAGGAATAAAAGTAGATCAAAAAAATAATTTAAGATCTGAGAATGTTTTTTTTAACACATATCATGATTTAAGAAAAGCAATGTTTAATCAATGGGAAGAGCTTAAGAATGAATTTTTTTGTAATAAAAAAGCATTAGCTTAA
- a CDS encoding DUF787 family protein yields the protein MNVFFHELKQKGLIISYKQIRLKINSSEGLSLSLEVALKYNDSFNSVNLIITTQEINEYLRRAS from the coding sequence TTGAATGTTTTTTTTCATGAACTTAAACAAAAAGGCCTTATTATTTCTTATAAGCAGATTAGACTTAAAATTAATTCTTCTGAAGGTTTAAGCTTAAGCTTGGAAGTTGCACTTAAGTACAATGACAGCTTCAATAGCGTTAATTTAATAATAACAACACAAGAGATAAACGAATATTTAAGGAGAGCATCATAA
- a CDS encoding DUF777 family protein, giving the protein MQNNDFRLGPSSLKSSSVGALKQFLFENVFICRIGVIKSFDYESQTGVVTIKEYEGLEISACSISNFNLDLAEEDEVVLLQSNFNIFQESDNNHFDKNYYYILSVFNPKKLALSLISLN; this is encoded by the coding sequence ATGCAGAATAATGATTTTCGCTTAGGGCCAAGTAGCTTAAAGAGTTCTTCTGTTGGTGCGTTAAAGCAGTTTCTTTTTGAAAATGTTTTTATTTGTAGAATAGGTGTTATTAAAAGCTTTGACTATGAATCTCAAACGGGTGTTGTTACTATTAAAGAGTACGAAGGGCTAGAGATTAGCGCTTGCAGTATATCTAACTTTAATCTTGATTTAGCAGAAGAAGATGAGGTGGTTTTACTTCAAAGTAATTTTAATATTTTCCAAGAAAGTGACAATAATCATTTTGATAAAAATTATTATTACATTCTAAGTGTTTTTAATCCTAAAAAATTGGCATTAAGCTTGATCAGTTTAAATTGA
- a CDS encoding DUF787 family protein codes for MPKDTISVSLVQNRLALNNINYYNPLLIYKSNVLASKCLALSVTNFEELLKKLEIQKTQELDSFKKKISEEQISFLQKSMGDFWGQDGLKSVDFYVYNQIKEIKDFLKSNLHPFIVFVNQAEDTIGSDFEELRKACNFIVISTKDGNFPNFLKGKDKSELKNIIAVYGGIQNLHLKFTALYLHQSSIFHAVNPYGMILNSAPIYDDSLIDSLRKSNINFYSLLNETGNDGILAFKEGVSLSGDPIDEAFTLFYIKNEAIKELIRIWNKNNRANSKLGALNLDGNLPNEYTAGLECFFS; via the coding sequence ATGCCAAAAGATACAATAAGTGTTAGTTTAGTGCAAAATAGATTAGCTTTAAACAATATCAATTATTACAATCCGCTTTTAATTTACAAAAGCAATGTTTTAGCAAGCAAATGTTTGGCATTAAGTGTTACAAATTTTGAGGAGTTGCTTAAAAAGCTTGAGATACAAAAGACCCAAGAGCTTGATTCTTTTAAGAAGAAAATATCAGAAGAACAGATAAGCTTTTTACAAAAATCAATGGGTGATTTTTGGGGGCAAGACGGACTTAAGTCTGTTGATTTTTATGTTTACAATCAGATTAAAGAGATTAAAGATTTCTTAAAATCCAATTTACATCCGTTTATAGTTTTTGTAAATCAAGCAGAAGATACTATTGGTAGTGATTTTGAAGAGCTTAGAAAAGCTTGCAATTTTATTGTAATTTCTACTAAAGATGGCAACTTTCCAAATTTTTTAAAAGGCAAAGACAAAAGTGAGCTTAAAAATATTATTGCTGTTTACGGAGGCATTCAAAATTTGCACCTTAAGTTTACAGCACTGTATTTGCATCAATCAAGCATTTTCCATGCTGTTAATCCTTATGGTATGATTTTAAATTCTGCTCCTATTTATGATGATTCTCTTATTGATTCTCTTAGAAAATCCAATATTAATTTTTATTCTCTTTTAAATGAAACCGGCAATGATGGCATTTTAGCTTTCAAAGAAGGAGTTAGTCTCTCAGGTGATCCGATTGATGAGGCTTTTACGCTTTTTTATATTAAAAATGAAGCAATCAAAGAGCTTATTCGGATTTGGAATAAAAACAATAGAGCTAACAGTAAGCTTGGTGCCTTAAATTTGGATGGCAATTTGCCAAACGAATATACAGCAGGGCTTGAATGTTTTTTTTCATGA
- a CDS encoding DUF1322 family protein, giving the protein MNKQEIATNYFKYIDYLTREANKYYFPVVMGICTYKDVKKMSYKELVEVDRVANLKLNKEIYERVLSFSSMF; this is encoded by the coding sequence ATGAATAAGCAAGAGATTGCAACCAATTATTTTAAATACATAGACTATTTGACAAGAGAAGCTAATAAGTATTATTTTCCTGTTGTAATGGGCATTTGCACATACAAAGATGTTAAAAAAATGAGCTACAAAGAGCTTGTAGAGGTTGACCGAGTAGCTAATTTAAAGCTTAACAAGGAAATATATGAGAGGGTTTTGTCCTTTAGTAGCATGTTTTAA
- a CDS encoding DUF1473 family protein, which produces MRYKLKILTRSKTHTYVLKDIPMYEWDSVF; this is translated from the coding sequence ATGAGATATAAGTTAAAAATATTAACCAGATCCAAAACACATACATACGTTTTAAAAGATATTCCCATGTATGAGTGGGACAGTGTGTTTTAG
- a CDS encoding DUF1473 family protein codes for MGQCVLGFDVERDELIGKLNDLRTLKEITKLMISRGLLDEFYEIINKERRYSELYKYASSHNSFFSSVFTF; via the coding sequence GTGGGACAGTGTGTTTTAGGATTTGATGTTGAAAGAGATGAACTGATTGGCAAACTTAATGATCTGCGAACATTAAAAGAAATAACTAAATTAATGATCTCAAGAGGGCTTTTAGATGAATTTTACGAAATTATAAACAAAGAGAGAAGATATTCTGAACTTTACAAGTATGCTTCTTCCCACAATTCTTTTTTCAGTTCAGTATTCACTTTTTGA
- a CDS encoding DUF1473 family protein has protein sequence MLLPTILFSVQYSLFETIEGFKKPGLVYIESFQDKNGDYIKYHYIDERWSYDFLITSNSSGLNQEDSLETGFDSLLQEGGNE, from the coding sequence ATGCTTCTTCCCACAATTCTTTTTTCAGTTCAGTATTCACTTTTTGAAACAATAGAAGGTTTTAAAAAGCCCGGTTTGGTTTACATTGAAAGCTTTCAAGATAAAAACGGCGATTACATTAAATATCACTACATTGACGAGCGCTGGAGTTATGATTTTTTAATTACAAGCAATTCTTCAGGCTTAAATCAAGAAGATTCTTTAGAAACTGGTTTTGATTCTTTATTGCAAGAAGGTGGCAATGAATAA
- a CDS encoding DUF1506 family protein, whose product MKSLEMINASLSDIINTYSQELVFCKYKAIKDPINASYETRFKSSDAIIFKGMFLLISPEEVVEIEGVNIFDKNIYAKVYTLENLKFEYGDLVKVFDDFYSILGAQKSYKEGLNYNTLVLRSSC is encoded by the coding sequence ATGAAATCTTTAGAGATGATTAATGCAAGTTTAAGTGATATTATAAATACATATTCACAAGAGCTTGTTTTCTGTAAATATAAAGCAATCAAAGATCCAATTAATGCATCTTATGAAACTAGATTTAAAAGTTCTGATGCTATTATTTTTAAAGGAATGTTTTTATTAATAAGTCCAGAAGAAGTAGTTGAGATCGAAGGTGTAAATATTTTTGATAAAAATATTTACGCCAAGGTGTATACTCTTGAGAATTTGAAATTTGAGTACGGAGATTTGGTTAAGGTTTTTGATGATTTTTATTCGATCTTGGGCGCGCAAAAGAGCTACAAAGAAGGTCTAAATTATAATACTCTGGTTTTAAGGAGCTCTTGTTGA
- a CDS encoding DUF764 family protein, translating into MIIGLNESVQFLIKILTNFKKYLDLKEIELEILNTYNHPYLEKFATNASNLLVLKSESFEGLTPRNLGGRNSCKESNEFRLRFSLYFLSFILFKAYKDSYEIICKVYEHFLEFLHENRFKFEFTKELDGCSYLLLTYYLCSISNLNNDGLLGVSNMHANMCFSFNQIFVANIQVLKQER; encoded by the coding sequence ATGATTATAGGACTAAATGAATCTGTACAGTTTTTAATAAAAATACTTACGAATTTTAAAAAATATTTGGATCTCAAAGAAATAGAATTAGAAATCTTAAATACTTATAACCACCCGTATTTGGAAAAGTTTGCTACAAATGCCAGTAATTTACTTGTATTAAAAAGCGAGTCTTTCGAGGGGCTTACTCCTAGAAATCTAGGGGGTAGAAATTCTTGTAAAGAATCTAATGAGTTTAGATTAAGGTTTTCACTTTATTTTTTAAGTTTTATTTTATTTAAAGCTTACAAAGATTCTTATGAGATCATTTGCAAAGTGTATGAACACTTTTTAGAATTTTTACACGAGAATAGATTTAAGTTTGAATTTACAAAAGAGCTTGATGGTTGTTCTTATTTGCTTTTAACTTATTATCTGTGCTCGATTAGCAATTTAAATAATGACGGGCTACTTGGCGTTTCGAATATGCATGCCAATATGTGTTTTAGTTTTAATCAGATTTTTGTTGCAAATATACAGGTTTTAAAACAAGAAAGATAA